The proteins below come from a single Halobacillus salinarum genomic window:
- a CDS encoding M55 family metallopeptidase: MKLYLSVDMEGITGLPDSTYVDSDKLNYERSRRIMTQETNYVIESAFANQVEEVIVNDSHSKMNNLLIDELHPETQLITGDVKPYSMMQGLDSSFTGAMFIGYHARAAQRGVMSHSMIFAVRNFFIDDTAVGELGLNAYVAGYYGVPVIMVAGDDCAAQEAEALIPNIITAPVKETISRSSVKSLTPKKAGELLTQRVKEALHNSPNVQPLVPPDHPTLRIEFMNYGQAEWANLMPGTEIEPNSTIVKFQAKDILEAYQAMLVMTELAMRTTFS, from the coding sequence ATGAAACTCTATCTATCTGTAGACATGGAAGGTATTACCGGCTTGCCAGATTCTACGTATGTAGATTCCGACAAACTCAACTATGAGCGCTCCCGGCGGATTATGACGCAAGAAACCAATTATGTCATTGAATCTGCTTTTGCCAATCAAGTCGAAGAAGTGATTGTAAACGACAGTCACTCGAAAATGAATAATCTATTAATTGACGAGCTTCATCCAGAAACTCAGTTAATTACAGGGGACGTAAAACCCTATTCGATGATGCAGGGACTGGATTCATCTTTTACAGGTGCGATGTTCATCGGCTACCACGCCCGTGCTGCCCAAAGAGGGGTCATGTCTCATTCGATGATCTTTGCCGTTCGCAATTTTTTCATTGATGATACCGCTGTTGGCGAACTAGGCTTGAATGCTTATGTCGCGGGTTATTACGGTGTTCCTGTCATCATGGTTGCCGGTGATGACTGCGCTGCTCAAGAAGCAGAAGCCTTAATTCCTAATATTATAACTGCACCAGTAAAAGAAACGATCTCCAGATCTTCTGTCAAAAGCTTGACGCCTAAAAAAGCGGGTGAGCTTTTGACTCAGCGAGTCAAGGAAGCCTTACATAACAGCCCCAATGTCCAGCCGCTTGTGCCGCCTGACCATCCGACTCTGCGAATTGAATTTATGAATTATGGCCAGGCAGAATGGGCGAATTTAATGCCGGGGACAGAGATTGAACCGAATTCTACGATTGTAAAATTTCAAGCAAAAGATATTCTCGAAGCCTACCAAGCGATGCTCGTGATGACGGAGCTTGCCATGCGTACGACGTTTAGTTAG
- a CDS encoding winged helix-turn-helix domain-containing protein: MDKLNFIKGELKIQYRSEKIALLPKEFELLYFLYQRPERVFTRDELLDAVWPMDTPTDRTVDDHIYRVRKKLQPLSSTVRIETVRGQGYRLILTKESTANPLLKDDQVYSHAKILFQKYHLYGQGDALKLLEENQAIFGFELDLHSSMYLHFMKGNFRWFLEEKEVSFWNKCYYLLHIYTYMEEDKQTCLQYFTRALNHKELPEPHHLEIKLLNRLTLLIFTKQVKRAEACLIRAKKQVYKQNLEGFIPFLAMTDLYLSFLVDSQAVTEAKLAETEKMLIDFPFSREKAGFSIIKGVYQLTLKNEQKARIYFDQGFNEFRQAKYIPGQLISLNIIRFFLTELGIKNDLAASYEKQWKQTAEQYHFNELRSRIKKQLDLYLK; encoded by the coding sequence ATGGATAAACTTAACTTTATAAAAGGAGAACTAAAAATTCAGTATCGCTCTGAGAAGATTGCTTTACTTCCGAAGGAATTCGAGCTGCTTTATTTCCTGTACCAAAGACCAGAGCGGGTGTTTACTAGAGACGAGCTTCTCGATGCGGTTTGGCCAATGGACACCCCGACTGATCGAACCGTCGATGATCATATATACAGAGTGAGAAAAAAACTGCAGCCCTTGTCTTCGACTGTTCGAATTGAAACGGTAAGAGGTCAGGGATATCGATTGATTCTGACAAAGGAAAGCACGGCGAATCCTTTATTAAAGGATGACCAGGTATATTCCCATGCAAAAATTCTTTTTCAAAAATACCATCTTTACGGGCAGGGAGATGCGTTAAAGCTGTTGGAAGAAAACCAGGCGATATTTGGGTTTGAGCTCGATCTGCACAGCAGCATGTATCTTCATTTTATGAAAGGAAATTTCCGGTGGTTTTTAGAAGAAAAGGAAGTTTCCTTTTGGAATAAGTGCTACTACCTTCTCCATATTTACACCTATATGGAAGAAGACAAGCAGACGTGTCTTCAATATTTTACAAGAGCACTAAATCATAAGGAACTGCCGGAGCCTCACCATCTGGAAATTAAACTATTAAATCGCTTAACTCTATTGATTTTCACAAAACAAGTGAAGCGGGCAGAAGCTTGTCTGATACGTGCGAAAAAACAAGTCTATAAACAGAATCTGGAAGGTTTCATCCCCTTTCTAGCAATGACGGACCTCTACCTTTCTTTTCTTGTCGATAGTCAAGCCGTTACGGAAGCAAAGCTCGCAGAAACAGAAAAAATGCTAATAGACTTTCCCTTTTCCCGGGAAAAAGCCGGTTTTTCCATTATAAAAGGGGTGTATCAACTCACTTTGAAAAATGAGCAGAAAGCAAGAATTTATTTTGATCAAGGGTTTAATGAGTTCAGGCAAGCAAAATATATACCCGGGCAGCTGATCAGTTTGAACATTATCCGGTTTTTCTTAACCGAATTAGGTATCAAGAATGATTTAGCCGCATCTTATGAAAAGCAGTGGAAGCAAACTGCTGAGCAGTATCATTTTAATGAATTACGCTCGAGGATAAAAAAACAACTGGATCTGTACTTGAAGTAG
- a CDS encoding MFS transporter, whose product MDQETSLWKNRKFIKFFGANACSNLGNWFDFIAVLILFRYTWKADPLLIALIPVMYAVPSMFLGQLAGVFSDRRNKLILLIYSDWIRAGFTFLLLFMPSPLFSLPVLLLRNTAGVISLPAQQGLMRMVVHEEHLMKAVTMNGSVYQLMKVAGPLAGGSVTGFFSPGFAIGINAVSFVLSGVVLMLIPMTKREKEKRIRKTNDVSFFISWREGWAVVLKSRILLASMIFGVFSTLTIQMIDAQIVTLFSEVFPERAELTGWAVSFIGMGSFLIVMLLNKMNKIEKYGWFFGTGSLLIGLMILGFGLLGEYDLAGAALVLSFIGGVGNGLTFTAVNYMIQKEPPEEVIGRVSGIVDSTLSLLFIVGPLLGGIMIRELSVLQAFKMIGVVLCLLGTAGLVFQKLIWPMDKREETIKEDREAAL is encoded by the coding sequence ATGGATCAAGAGACTTCACTTTGGAAAAATCGGAAATTTATAAAGTTTTTTGGAGCGAACGCTTGTTCTAATTTAGGGAATTGGTTTGACTTTATTGCGGTCTTGATTTTATTTCGTTATACGTGGAAGGCAGACCCGTTATTAATTGCTTTGATCCCGGTGATGTATGCAGTACCCAGTATGTTTTTAGGGCAGCTGGCCGGGGTTTTTTCTGACCGGAGAAATAAATTAATACTCCTCATTTATTCAGATTGGATTCGGGCAGGGTTCACCTTTTTACTTTTGTTCATGCCTTCCCCGCTGTTTTCTCTGCCTGTTTTGTTGCTCCGTAACACGGCTGGGGTGATAAGCTTACCAGCCCAGCAGGGATTAATGAGAATGGTTGTACACGAAGAGCATCTCATGAAGGCGGTAACTATGAACGGGAGTGTGTATCAGTTAATGAAAGTTGCGGGCCCATTGGCGGGAGGATCTGTTACAGGGTTCTTTTCACCAGGCTTTGCCATTGGGATAAACGCAGTTTCCTTTGTCTTATCAGGAGTTGTCCTGATGTTGATTCCTATGACCAAAAGGGAAAAAGAAAAAAGAATAAGAAAGACGAACGACGTAAGCTTTTTCATTTCCTGGCGGGAAGGCTGGGCAGTAGTCTTGAAAAGCAGGATCTTGTTAGCAAGTATGATATTCGGGGTATTCAGTACGTTAACCATCCAAATGATCGACGCCCAGATTGTGACGCTGTTCAGTGAGGTTTTTCCGGAGAGAGCGGAATTAACGGGCTGGGCAGTCTCATTCATTGGAATGGGTTCATTTCTAATCGTGATGCTGTTAAATAAAATGAATAAAATAGAAAAATATGGATGGTTTTTCGGTACGGGAAGCTTGCTGATCGGCCTGATGATTTTGGGGTTTGGGCTTCTTGGAGAATACGATTTAGCTGGCGCAGCACTTGTGCTCTCATTTATAGGAGGGGTTGGCAATGGACTGACCTTTACTGCTGTCAACTACATGATCCAAAAAGAGCCTCCGGAAGAAGTGATTGGAAGAGTATCGGGAATAGTTGACTCTACCTTAAGCCTGTTGTTTATCGTCGGACCCTTGCTTGGAGGAATTATGATTCGTGAGTTAAGTGTCCTTCAAGCTTTTAAGATGATCGGTGTCGTTCTCTGTCTGCTAGGTACAGCCGGTCTTGTTTTTCAAAAGCTGATTTGGCCAATGGACAAAAGGGAGGAAACGATCAAAGAAGATAGGGAAGCAGCTTTATAA
- a CDS encoding YitT family protein — protein MIKRIVFITLGAIVMSVGLEIFLVPNNVIDGGVVGISIMLAHVSSLPLGVFIFVLNIPFFFIGYKQIGKTFTASTIYGIIILSVSTSVLHSVPAFTQDVLLATLFGGCVLGIGVGMVIRYGGCLDGTEISAILVSKKLPFSVGEIIMFVNLFILGSAGFVFSWDRAMYSLLAYYVAYKMIDVTIKGLDESKSVWIISEHHKRIGEAILDRLGRGVTYLSGEGAFTGDEKKVVFCVITRIEEAKLKDIVYEHDPESFLAIADIAEVRGGRFKKSIH, from the coding sequence ATGATTAAGCGGATCGTTTTCATTACTTTAGGCGCAATAGTCATGTCGGTAGGACTTGAAATATTTCTCGTTCCCAATAATGTCATCGATGGTGGAGTGGTCGGCATATCCATTATGCTTGCCCACGTGTCCAGCCTTCCGCTTGGAGTGTTTATCTTTGTCTTGAACATTCCTTTTTTCTTTATTGGATACAAACAAATTGGAAAAACGTTCACAGCTTCAACCATTTACGGGATCATTATTTTATCTGTTTCTACTTCGGTTCTCCATTCCGTACCAGCTTTTACCCAGGATGTGCTATTGGCGACGCTGTTTGGCGGGTGTGTGCTGGGGATTGGGGTTGGAATGGTCATCCGTTATGGAGGATGTTTAGACGGGACAGAAATCTCAGCGATTCTGGTTAGTAAAAAGCTGCCTTTTTCCGTCGGTGAAATAATTATGTTCGTTAATTTGTTTATTCTCGGAAGTGCAGGGTTTGTCTTCAGCTGGGACAGAGCTATGTATTCTCTGCTGGCTTACTATGTGGCCTATAAAATGATTGATGTGACGATTAAAGGTCTCGATGAATCGAAATCGGTTTGGATCATCAGCGAGCACCATAAACGAATCGGAGAGGCCATTTTAGATCGTTTAGGAAGAGGTGTTACCTACTTAAGCGGAGAAGGTGCCTTTACAGGTGACGAGAAGAAAGTGGTTTTCTGTGTCATTACGAGAATTGAAGAGGCGAAATTGAAAGATATTGTATATGAGCATGATCCAGAGTCTTTCCTTGCCATTGCGGATATTGCAGAGGTAAGAGGAGGAAGATTTAAAAAGAGTATTCATTAA
- a CDS encoding YkvA family protein — MEKQKKKKAKKLYYKMKDRAEELIRNPQQTKDMIDAARKKSERNKGPLSNVWKEIHLMFSLIREWRNGSYTKVPTGSIVAIVGAILYFISPIDAIPDFIPVAGFLDDIYIVKLVINQVESDLQNYRSWLGEQERTIEDETPRKASGD, encoded by the coding sequence TTGGAAAAACAAAAGAAGAAAAAAGCGAAAAAACTTTATTATAAAATGAAGGATCGTGCAGAGGAATTAATTAGAAACCCTCAACAAACGAAAGATATGATTGACGCTGCCAGAAAAAAATCAGAAAGAAATAAAGGACCACTCTCTAACGTCTGGAAAGAAATCCACTTAATGTTCAGTTTGATCAGGGAGTGGCGTAACGGAAGCTATACTAAGGTGCCGACAGGTTCAATCGTGGCAATTGTGGGGGCCATTTTATACTTCATTTCCCCTATCGATGCAATTCCAGATTTCATCCCGGTCGCCGGCTTTCTAGACGATATCTATATTGTAAAACTTGTCATCAATCAAGTAGAATCTGACCTGCAAAACTACCGCAGCTGGCTGGGCGAGCAGGAACGAACCATAGAGGACGAAACACCAAGAAAAGCTTCAGGAGATTAG
- a CDS encoding peptide MFS transporter, which translates to MSNYTKEEIVKSVPQKGFFGHPKGLFTLFFTEFWERFSYYGMRAILIFYMYYEVSQGGLGLDKGTAASIMAIYGSLVYMSGIIGGWIADRLLGSTSTVFYGGILIMFGHIALSLPGSLTAFFISMVLIVIGTGLLKPNVSNVVGDLYSPEDTRRDSGFSIFYMGINMGGFLAPLIVGTVGQEYNFHYGFAIAAIGMFFGLITFMVSKKNSLGLAGRNVPNPLTKAERSVTIRRFIIGIIVIVILFAVTIPTGILTINGLTYVVSFLGLSIPTAYFIVMYKSKKTTADERSRILAYIPLFIAAMVFWALQEQGAIILAQYADQSTNLDYAGLDIQSSWFQSLNPLFIIFLAPVFAWMWLRLGKKQPSTPKKFALGIIFAGLSFLLMVIPAVASGDNLSSPLWLVFSFLIIVLGELLLSPVGLSATTKLAPAAFASQTMSVWFLTNAGGQALNAQIVKLYSADTEAVYFGVLGAVAVLLGIILMFIAPKIQKLMKGIH; encoded by the coding sequence GTGTCAAATTACACCAAAGAAGAAATTGTAAAGAGTGTGCCTCAAAAAGGCTTTTTTGGACACCCTAAAGGGTTATTTACCCTGTTCTTTACAGAGTTCTGGGAGCGTTTCTCTTACTACGGAATGCGCGCAATCTTAATATTTTATATGTATTATGAAGTATCCCAAGGCGGCCTGGGACTTGATAAAGGAACAGCTGCATCGATTATGGCCATTTACGGGTCACTCGTGTATATGTCGGGGATTATCGGTGGCTGGATTGCCGACCGTTTACTTGGTTCAACATCAACCGTATTTTACGGTGGGATACTTATCATGTTCGGACACATTGCCTTATCCCTGCCCGGCAGTTTAACAGCATTTTTTATTTCCATGGTACTGATCGTTATTGGTACAGGGCTGTTGAAGCCAAATGTTTCCAACGTCGTTGGAGATCTCTATTCACCAGAAGATACACGTCGGGATTCCGGCTTTAGTATTTTCTACATGGGTATTAACATGGGAGGATTTCTTGCCCCATTAATCGTTGGTACAGTCGGTCAGGAATACAATTTCCACTATGGATTCGCTATTGCTGCGATCGGCATGTTCTTTGGACTTATTACCTTTATGGTTTCCAAAAAGAACAGCCTTGGCCTTGCGGGACGGAATGTTCCTAACCCCTTAACAAAGGCAGAACGCTCGGTAACGATTCGACGGTTTATTATCGGAATTATCGTTATTGTTATTTTATTTGCGGTAACTATTCCTACAGGAATCTTGACGATTAACGGGTTAACTTATGTTGTCAGCTTCTTAGGGCTCTCCATTCCAACTGCTTACTTTATTGTCATGTACAAAAGTAAGAAAACGACAGCGGATGAGAGATCACGTATTCTTGCTTATATCCCGTTGTTTATAGCTGCTATGGTATTCTGGGCACTCCAAGAGCAAGGAGCAATTATTCTTGCCCAATACGCTGACCAAAGTACAAATTTGGACTATGCGGGTTTGGATATTCAGTCTTCCTGGTTCCAGTCTCTCAATCCGCTGTTCATTATTTTCTTAGCACCGGTCTTTGCCTGGATGTGGCTCCGATTAGGCAAAAAACAGCCTTCTACGCCTAAAAAGTTTGCTTTAGGTATTATATTTGCCGGGTTGTCCTTCTTGCTTATGGTCATTCCGGCTGTTGCCAGTGGAGATAACCTGTCCAGTCCACTTTGGCTTGTATTCAGCTTCTTAATCATTGTCCTTGGTGAACTGCTTTTATCTCCTGTCGGACTGTCGGCAACGACAAAACTTGCGCCAGCAGCATTCGCTTCTCAAACGATGAGTGTTTGGTTCTTAACCAATGCCGGCGGACAAGCTTTGAACGCTCAAATAGTTAAACTGTACAGCGCTGATACAGAGGCCGTTTATTTTGGTGTATTAGGGGCAGTTGCCGTTTTACTAGGTATCATCTTGATGTTTATTGCTCCAAAAATTCAGAAATTAATGAAAGGCATTCATTAA
- a CDS encoding MFS transporter yields the protein MNLQEHVRKRGRIVTVIATFLAFMGIGVVDPILPVIAKQIGASHWQVELLFTAYIFTMAVMMIPASLLAGKFGDKNMITFGLAVVTIFALLCGFSNTVAELSIFRAGWGFGNAMFFATAMTLLIALSEEISSAVGLYEAAIGLGMAGGPLLGGLIGEASWRYPFFATGGLIFLALLLVIILVKEPVQQHTRKAPGIKQIGSLLKYLPFTQGAFAGMLYYYGFFTVLAYSPLIIDLSAIHLGFIFFGWGISLAYGSAILSHQLERKWQPVTLIKVGLTAFIILLALLLFVKIVWLEIVLIVLSGLASGLNNALFTSYVMDISPYARNVTSGVYNFVRWFGAALAPLLSGVVGEAFTPHVPFGVAAAVVLAGLVLMLMPVKKQTQKQESSEYALLTRKMVRSPK from the coding sequence TTGAATTTACAAGAACATGTTCGCAAACGCGGCCGCATCGTTACGGTCATCGCGACTTTTTTAGCATTTATGGGAATAGGAGTCGTCGACCCCATCCTTCCAGTGATTGCCAAGCAAATCGGAGCGAGTCACTGGCAGGTCGAGCTGTTGTTTACTGCTTACATTTTTACGATGGCGGTGATGATGATACCTGCGAGTCTTTTAGCAGGAAAATTCGGAGATAAAAACATGATTACTTTTGGACTTGCTGTTGTTACCATCTTTGCTCTTCTCTGTGGTTTCTCCAATACAGTGGCAGAGCTTTCGATTTTTAGAGCAGGCTGGGGGTTTGGAAATGCGATGTTCTTTGCTACCGCTATGACATTGCTGATTGCTCTTTCTGAAGAAATAAGTTCAGCCGTTGGCCTTTACGAGGCCGCAATTGGGCTAGGGATGGCTGGCGGTCCGCTGCTTGGCGGCTTGATTGGTGAAGCTTCCTGGCGGTATCCTTTCTTTGCTACCGGAGGCCTTATATTTCTAGCTCTCTTACTCGTTATTATTCTTGTGAAAGAGCCTGTCCAGCAGCACACACGGAAGGCGCCGGGTATCAAACAAATAGGCAGTTTGTTAAAATACCTCCCTTTTACTCAGGGGGCTTTCGCCGGAATGCTTTATTATTATGGTTTCTTTACAGTACTCGCTTATTCCCCCTTAATTATTGATTTATCTGCGATCCATTTAGGTTTTATCTTTTTTGGATGGGGAATTTCCCTTGCTTATGGCTCGGCTATTCTCTCCCACCAGTTGGAGCGGAAATGGCAGCCTGTCACATTAATAAAAGTCGGTCTTACCGCTTTTATTATCCTGCTCGCCTTATTGTTATTTGTCAAAATAGTTTGGCTCGAAATCGTATTAATCGTGCTGTCTGGTCTTGCGTCTGGCCTCAACAACGCACTGTTTACGAGCTATGTAATGGATATTTCTCCATACGCAAGAAATGTAACTTCAGGTGTTTATAACTTTGTACGCTGGTTTGGTGCAGCTCTTGCCCCCTTATTATCAGGGGTGGTCGGAGAAGCTTTTACTCCCCATGTCCCGTTTGGTGTTGCTGCCGCAGTCGTTCTCGCTGGACTCGTACTCATGTTAATGCCTGTGAAGAAACAAACACAAAAGCAGGAAAGCTCTGAATATGCACTATTAACAAGAAAAATGGTTCGTTCCCCTAAATAA
- a CDS encoding PadR family transcriptional regulator — protein MNSLGYAILSLLVRKPCSGYEIQMLLDALWPAKHSQIYPLLNKLKENHYVTFEQVKQTGKPNKKIYSLTETGKEVLSEWVKETPDPPVQRDEFLIKAYALWLTNEEDGIHLIQDRLKRYQYLLMEHQKTVQEMEKTFGDEVLNKTSPQFGRYVLFKRRIQMDVEEINWCEWVLGLLR, from the coding sequence ATGAATTCACTTGGCTACGCCATTTTAAGCCTGCTTGTCCGAAAGCCTTGTTCAGGCTATGAAATTCAAATGCTGCTGGATGCTTTATGGCCGGCAAAACATAGTCAAATCTATCCGCTGCTCAATAAACTTAAAGAGAACCACTATGTAACCTTTGAGCAAGTGAAGCAAACCGGGAAGCCGAATAAGAAGATTTACTCACTCACGGAAACAGGGAAGGAAGTGCTGTCTGAGTGGGTGAAGGAGACACCGGATCCCCCTGTTCAGCGAGATGAATTTTTAATTAAAGCTTATGCCCTCTGGCTGACGAACGAAGAAGACGGCATTCACTTGATTCAGGATCGTCTGAAGCGTTATCAGTATCTATTGATGGAACATCAGAAAACCGTACAGGAGATGGAGAAAACGTTTGGAGACGAAGTCTTAAATAAGACTTCTCCGCAGTTTGGGAGGTATGTACTGTTCAAAAGGCGGATACAAATGGATGTGGAAGAGATTAATTGGTGCGAGTGGGTACTGGGGTTATTAAGGTAG
- a CDS encoding extracellular solute-binding protein, with protein MKKLGLIILGLAFTFSLAACSGGDNEASGSGVTELTVWNDWTEDRPENTVYKDLIKKFNEGHDDIEVKIESIPHDQYETKLRTQAAGKQLPDMFRVWPGARIKPLVEGGALLSLNPIKEEWKDRIPEAILKDYAIDGEQYAIPANISETSLIFYNKEKLKQAGYDEFPTTYKDLKTLIKDLNDKGITPIALGNKATWPLQSVYISTIADRYTGSDFLENTLNGDGTFENEQFVKALSVIQEMTKLNAFNEDMNTIDEAQARSEFNSGDTAMHFAGSWAIGPILDSVSNKDNIGVAPFPEFEGGEGDQSKIAGVAGGGIALNSNLSDEKKEAAFEFLKFFYSDALYKQLVKANIIVPSDVEMDDSIPQVFQKANSFAQNGLAPVYDATMPPKVTDIINNGLQSITLGEKTPEQLAKDMQAELEKK; from the coding sequence TTGAAAAAGCTGGGATTGATCATACTAGGACTTGCTTTTACTTTTAGTTTAGCTGCCTGCAGCGGTGGGGACAATGAAGCTTCAGGAAGTGGTGTAACAGAACTGACGGTTTGGAATGACTGGACTGAAGACAGGCCGGAGAACACCGTTTATAAGGATTTAATTAAAAAATTCAATGAAGGTCATGACGATATTGAGGTAAAGATTGAAAGTATTCCACATGACCAATACGAAACCAAACTGCGGACACAGGCAGCAGGCAAGCAGCTGCCGGATATGTTCAGAGTCTGGCCGGGTGCTCGAATTAAACCACTGGTAGAAGGCGGGGCTCTACTTTCCTTAAATCCAATTAAGGAGGAGTGGAAAGACCGGATTCCAGAAGCAATTTTAAAAGATTATGCCATTGATGGTGAGCAGTATGCCATACCGGCGAACATCAGTGAAACAAGCTTGATTTTCTATAATAAGGAAAAATTAAAGCAGGCAGGCTATGATGAATTTCCAACGACCTATAAAGACTTAAAAACGTTAATTAAAGATTTGAACGATAAAGGGATTACCCCGATCGCTCTTGGTAACAAAGCAACGTGGCCATTACAATCCGTTTATATTTCTACAATAGCTGATCGGTACACAGGCAGTGACTTTCTTGAAAACACATTAAATGGAGACGGAACATTTGAGAATGAGCAGTTCGTAAAAGCTTTATCTGTAATCCAGGAAATGACCAAGCTGAACGCATTTAATGAAGATATGAATACGATTGATGAAGCACAGGCTAGGAGCGAGTTCAACAGTGGTGATACAGCCATGCACTTTGCGGGTTCCTGGGCGATCGGCCCGATTTTGGACAGTGTCTCCAATAAAGACAATATTGGCGTCGCTCCATTCCCGGAATTTGAAGGCGGTGAAGGAGACCAATCGAAAATTGCCGGTGTTGCTGGCGGTGGAATTGCTTTAAACAGCAATCTAAGCGATGAGAAAAAAGAGGCTGCTTTTGAGTTTTTGAAGTTTTTCTACAGTGATGCTCTTTACAAGCAGCTCGTGAAAGCGAACATTATTGTTCCTTCCGATGTAGAAATGGATGATTCGATCCCTCAAGTATTCCAAAAGGCAAACAGTTTTGCTCAGAATGGTCTTGCACCTGTCTATGATGCGACAATGCCTCCGAAGGTTACAGACATCATTAATAATGGGCTTCAATCCATTACATTAGGAGAGAAAACACCTGAACAGCTGGCTAAAGACATGCAGGCTGAATTAGAGAAAAAGTAG
- a CDS encoding carbohydrate ABC transporter permease, translating into MHLARRRKSSIFLGLLPALLLYLVFAIYPILQSFYYSVMSWDGFSAMTFVGLENFKELFKDPLFWNSVKNNIYVVLASVLGQVPIALFIALLLNRKLKGAKIFRTIGFLPVVLSTVVISLTWGLIYNSEEGLINEFLRSVGLEALAQNWLGDTQWAMIAVCITVIWQFVGLYLIIFLAALQNVPEEVLEAARIDGASEWTTTWKITVPMIWDTIIVAIVLCIAGSLRTFDLIYVMTHGGPSHSTDVMALYMFNETFSNLQYGYGSAVSVVIFLFSLMLIMVVRKALGQKVI; encoded by the coding sequence ATGCACCTTGCTCGAAGAAGAAAAAGCTCAATTTTCCTTGGACTGCTTCCTGCTTTGCTGCTGTATTTGGTGTTCGCGATTTATCCAATTCTGCAATCTTTCTATTATTCAGTGATGTCATGGGACGGGTTTTCCGCGATGACGTTTGTCGGCTTGGAAAATTTTAAAGAACTATTTAAAGACCCGTTGTTTTGGAATTCTGTCAAAAACAATATTTATGTGGTGTTGGCATCTGTACTTGGACAGGTACCGATTGCCCTATTTATCGCTCTTCTCTTAAACCGTAAATTGAAGGGAGCGAAGATTTTCCGGACGATTGGCTTTTTACCTGTTGTCCTCTCAACCGTGGTGATCTCCTTAACGTGGGGGTTGATCTACAATTCTGAAGAGGGGTTAATCAATGAATTCCTTCGCTCGGTCGGGTTGGAGGCACTTGCCCAAAACTGGCTTGGAGATACGCAGTGGGCGATGATCGCTGTCTGTATAACGGTTATATGGCAATTTGTCGGGCTGTATCTGATTATTTTCCTCGCTGCCTTACAAAACGTGCCGGAGGAAGTCCTGGAAGCCGCCAGGATAGACGGGGCATCCGAATGGACAACGACGTGGAAAATTACGGTTCCGATGATTTGGGACACGATTATCGTTGCGATTGTTCTCTGTATTGCCGGTAGCTTGAGAACCTTTGATTTAATTTATGTAATGACTCACGGTGGACCGTCGCATTCAACCGATGTTATGGCGCTGTATATGTTTAATGAAACCTTTTCCAATCTGCAATATGGGTATGGAAGTGCTGTTTCAGTTGTTATTTTCTTATTCAGTCTGATGCTGATTATGGTCGTGCGTAAGGCACTCGGACAAAAAGTGATATAG
- a CDS encoding carbohydrate ABC transporter permease — METTIGSKSKWKNKEKGAKKKSIKKTIIYVVLTLFAIVNAYPILWMVINSFKSEQEFSVNQFGFPKEFVFENYVNAWKAANFDILFKNSIFICLAATVVTVLIGALASYFLARFSFKMNKLVYTLFIFGMIIPIHSTLVPMFILIRNLGLLNTPITLLFPYIAFNLPITIFILTSFMKAFPKDIEESAIMDGCGVFRTFWSIILPMSRPAVATVMVLNFIHNWNEFSFALVLINDPNLQTLPLGLASFAGQFTTNYGAQMAGLTMTLVPIVIFYLLLEKEIVKGMTSGAVKG; from the coding sequence ATGGAGACAACAATCGGTTCAAAATCGAAATGGAAGAATAAGGAGAAAGGGGCAAAGAAAAAAAGCATCAAGAAAACCATCATTTATGTCGTACTGACACTCTTTGCCATTGTAAACGCTTATCCGATCTTATGGATGGTCATTAATTCTTTTAAATCGGAACAGGAGTTTTCGGTGAACCAGTTTGGATTTCCGAAAGAGTTTGTATTTGAGAATTATGTCAATGCGTGGAAAGCAGCGAATTTTGATATTTTGTTTAAAAACAGTATTTTTATTTGCTTAGCAGCTACGGTAGTTACGGTACTCATCGGGGCGTTAGCTTCCTATTTCCTGGCTAGATTTTCTTTTAAAATGAACAAGCTCGTTTACACTTTGTTTATTTTCGGTATGATTATTCCCATTCACTCGACCTTAGTTCCCATGTTTATCCTCATTCGGAATCTGGGGCTTTTGAACACACCAATTACCTTGCTTTTCCCTTATATCGCCTTTAACCTTCCGATTACCATTTTTATTCTAACGAGTTTTATGAAGGCGTTTCCGAAAGATATTGAAGAATCAGCGATCATGGATGGCTGTGGTGTTTTTCGTACGTTCTGGTCGATTATTCTGCCGATGTCCCGTCCAGCTGTAGCAACGGTGATGGTGCTTAATTTTATTCATAACTGGAACGAATTTTCCTTTGCCCTCGTACTGATCAATGACCCAAATCTGCAGACGCTGCCTCTTGGGCTGGCGAGCTTTGCAGGACAGTTCACGACAAACTACGGGGCGCAGATGGCTGGACTGACCATGACTCTTGTACCTATTGTGATTTTCTACTTACTGCTCGAGAAAGAAATTGTGAAAGGCATGACATCTGGTGCCGTAAAGGGATAA